A single window of Streptomyces sp. NBC_00464 DNA harbors:
- a CDS encoding substrate-binding domain-containing protein — protein MNSSSRRRIAVSTGLLLILGPTAACSSGKESAGGDPVGKADGKISLTYLQKQGDQEYFVGEAAGAKAKAEELGIDLKVVNLGNDANKTVSEVQSAVAQKAKGIIIVVPDPAVGPQVVQTARDGKVALLTSDDQICTTGPDPAACGKDGLVPRIGFSGSQMGGEVGKRAAAEYEKAGWKAADTRVISAWKQDVTVCGDRVGAARKTFDAAVPGVKTIDVPTDNTPTGAQDKIAATITANSKVKNWVVWGCNDENVMGGVTALQNAGVGPDHVIGVGLGAYLACKEWQTDKQSGMKAALFINGKDVGALAVQTMYDRLKNGKDFPQEAFAPTTMVDHSSWRASGLTCG, from the coding sequence ATGAACTCTTCGTCCCGTCGGCGCATCGCTGTCTCCACCGGCCTGCTCCTCATCCTCGGTCCGACCGCGGCGTGCTCCTCGGGCAAGGAGTCCGCAGGTGGCGATCCTGTAGGCAAGGCCGACGGCAAGATCTCCCTCACCTACCTGCAGAAGCAGGGCGATCAGGAGTACTTCGTGGGCGAGGCCGCGGGCGCCAAGGCGAAGGCCGAGGAACTCGGCATCGATCTCAAGGTGGTGAACCTGGGCAACGACGCCAACAAGACGGTCAGTGAAGTGCAGTCCGCCGTCGCGCAGAAGGCCAAGGGCATCATCATCGTCGTCCCCGATCCGGCCGTGGGACCGCAGGTCGTCCAGACGGCGAGGGACGGCAAGGTCGCCCTGCTCACCTCCGACGACCAGATCTGCACCACCGGACCCGACCCGGCTGCCTGCGGCAAGGACGGCCTGGTTCCGCGGATCGGGTTCAGCGGCTCCCAGATGGGCGGGGAGGTCGGAAAGCGCGCCGCGGCGGAGTACGAGAAGGCCGGCTGGAAGGCCGCCGACACGCGCGTCATCTCGGCCTGGAAGCAGGACGTCACCGTCTGCGGCGACCGGGTCGGTGCCGCCAGGAAGACCTTCGACGCCGCGGTGCCCGGCGTGAAGACCATCGACGTGCCCACCGACAACACCCCCACCGGGGCCCAGGACAAGATCGCCGCGACGATCACCGCGAACTCCAAGGTCAAGAACTGGGTCGTCTGGGGCTGCAACGACGAGAACGTCATGGGCGGGGTCACCGCGCTGCAGAATGCCGGCGTCGGCCCCGACCACGTCATCGGCGTAGGTCTCGGCGCCTACCTGGCCTGCAAGGAATGGCAGACCGACAAGCAGAGTGGCATGAAGGCCGCCCTCTTCATCAACGGCAAGGACGTCGGCGCCCTGGCCGTCCAGACCATGTACGACAGGCTCAAGAACGGCAAGGACTTCCCGCAGGAGGCCTTCGCCCCCACCACGATGGTCGACCACTCCTCCTGGAGGGCCTCCGGCCTCACCTGCGGCTGA
- a CDS encoding sugar kinase has translation MSAEVVVCGEAMLLMLAEPGVPLEHALSFRRSIAGAESNVAAGLARLGHSVRWLGRVGDDPAGRAVLAQLRAQGVDSSYAVTDPKAPTGVLIRDSHPARAIDVQYLRAGSAASRLSPDELEPDMFEGARLVHITGITPMLSASANRATWRLAELARAAGAKLSFDPNIRHKLGSPARWREVVGPLMAHADVVLAGEDEWELLGITHPASLLEAGPATVVVKHRDKSATCLTRGGDACRRPAFDVPVADPVGAGDAFAAGFLSGLLLGHGPDQCLRQGAAVAALVVQCPTDTDGLPDRAGLARALDGFTGTGAESVLR, from the coding sequence ATGAGCGCCGAGGTCGTCGTGTGCGGCGAGGCCATGCTTCTCATGCTGGCCGAACCCGGGGTACCGCTGGAACATGCCCTCTCGTTCCGCCGCTCCATCGCGGGCGCCGAGAGCAATGTGGCGGCGGGTCTGGCCCGGCTCGGACATTCCGTCCGCTGGCTCGGCCGCGTCGGTGACGATCCGGCGGGACGGGCCGTGCTGGCCCAGCTCCGCGCACAGGGCGTGGACAGTTCGTACGCGGTGACGGACCCGAAGGCCCCGACCGGGGTCCTCATCCGTGACAGTCACCCGGCTCGTGCGATCGACGTGCAGTACCTGCGTGCGGGTTCGGCCGCTTCCCGGCTGTCGCCGGACGAACTGGAGCCCGACATGTTCGAGGGGGCACGGCTCGTACACATCACCGGGATCACCCCGATGCTGTCGGCCTCGGCGAACCGGGCAACCTGGCGTCTGGCCGAACTGGCGCGAGCCGCCGGGGCGAAGCTCTCGTTCGATCCGAACATCCGCCACAAGCTCGGCTCCCCTGCCCGCTGGCGTGAGGTCGTCGGCCCGCTGATGGCCCACGCCGACGTGGTGCTGGCGGGCGAGGACGAGTGGGAACTGCTCGGCATCACACATCCGGCCTCCCTGCTGGAGGCCGGGCCCGCAACGGTCGTCGTCAAGCACCGCGACAAGTCGGCCACCTGCCTGACCCGTGGGGGCGATGCCTGCCGCCGGCCCGCCTTCGACGTACCGGTCGCCGACCCCGTGGGAGCGGGGGACGCCTTCGCCGCAGGCTTCCTCTCCGGTCTGCTGCTCGGTCACGGTCCGGATCAGTGCCTGCGCCAGGGCGCCGCTGTCGCGGCGCTGGTCGTCCAGTGCCCCACGGACACGGACGGATTGCCCGACCGGGCCGGACTCGCCCGTGCTCTGGACGGCTTCACGGGCACGGGCGCGGAATCCGTCCTCCGGTGA
- a CDS encoding dihydrodipicolinate synthase family protein: MSALVHKDLDTLVRGVSPVLEVPFHDDGELDPDGFTTVVDRVLAAGVGSLMFPGFASEFHKLDPEERELLTGLLLGRTRDRHDVAAIVSVPDHATRSAVRQALRAAELGADAVNLLPPHFLSPSRDAVTAHLREVLTAVDPLPVVVQYAPAQTGTALDAPTLLRLAAEHPNLRWVKVESAPPGRLIAALAAGPRPLPSLVGYAGLQLPDALRRGAAGVQPGCSFTELYVELWKRWEAGDETGAVALHTRMLPYLSYWMQNVELIIAVEKEISVRRGWFASAHCRAPGYRLDEEELRMIDRFCAQFAPLIPELAR, encoded by the coding sequence ATGTCCGCACTCGTACACAAGGATCTCGACACGCTGGTACGCGGCGTCTCCCCCGTCCTCGAAGTCCCGTTCCACGATGACGGAGAGCTCGACCCCGACGGGTTCACCACGGTGGTGGACCGGGTACTGGCAGCCGGCGTCGGATCGCTGATGTTCCCCGGCTTCGCGAGCGAGTTCCACAAGCTCGACCCCGAGGAGAGGGAACTGCTCACCGGCCTCCTCCTGGGGCGGACCAGGGATCGCCACGACGTCGCCGCCATCGTCTCCGTGCCTGACCACGCCACCCGGTCGGCAGTCCGTCAGGCGCTCCGGGCCGCTGAGCTCGGGGCCGATGCCGTCAACCTCCTTCCACCGCACTTCCTCTCGCCCTCCAGGGACGCGGTCACGGCCCATCTGCGCGAGGTACTCACCGCTGTCGATCCCCTGCCTGTCGTGGTGCAGTACGCCCCGGCCCAGACCGGAACGGCACTGGACGCACCCACCCTGCTCCGGCTGGCCGCCGAGCATCCCAATCTGCGCTGGGTCAAGGTCGAGTCGGCTCCGCCGGGCAGACTGATAGCGGCTCTGGCCGCCGGCCCCCGTCCGCTGCCCTCGCTGGTCGGCTACGCCGGTCTTCAACTGCCGGACGCCCTGCGGCGCGGGGCGGCCGGCGTGCAGCCGGGCTGCTCCTTCACCGAGCTGTACGTCGAACTGTGGAAGCGCTGGGAGGCGGGCGACGAGACCGGCGCCGTCGCCCTGCACACCCGGATGCTGCCCTACCTCTCGTACTGGATGCAGAACGTGGAGCTCATCATCGCCGTGGAGAAGGAGATCTCCGTGCGCCGTGGCTGGTTCGCGTCCGCGCACTGCCGGGCACCGGGATACCGGCTGGACGAGGAGGAACTGAGAATGATCGACCGCTTCTGTGCACAGTTCGCCCCGTTGATTCCGGAGCTTGCCCGATGA
- a CDS encoding IlvD/Edd family dehydratase, which produces MAEPETPSAAAPATGGEGLRSRAWFGDGGKNGFIARHHLRAMGRGGHNFDGRPVIGICNTFSELTPCNGHLQILAEAVKRGVLQAGGFPLEFPAMSLGEPFLRPTSMLYRNLAAMEIEEQIRANPIDAVVLLTGCDKTTPAALMGAASAGVPAVVLTGGPMLNGRFKGRNVGSGTDIWRMTEELRAGTISQDEFTEFESSLNRSAGHCMTMGTASTMACLTEALGMMLPGGSGLPAVDARRGTLAEESGARAVEIAGGDLTPRRIMTRHAFENAIRINAAIGGSTNAVVHLLALAGRLGVPLELADFDRLGAELPLLIDLMPSGRFLMEEFAYAGGLPALVNDLRDELHSDTMTVTGRSLTANCVGAQVYDREVIRTFDNPVLPAGQGTAVVRGSLAPDGAVIKLSAAAPHLLDHTGPALVFDSIEDYLAVVDDPALDACAETVLIVRNTGPRGYPGMPELGNLPLPKKLLDAGIRDMVRVSDARMSGTAFGTCVLHVAPEAAVGGPLAFVRTGDQVRLDVPGRRLDVLIDETEMDRRRSAWQPPKPPVTRGWTYLYTEHVTQADTGADLDFLVGSTDSPPPRQAF; this is translated from the coding sequence ATGGCAGAGCCAGAGACACCGTCAGCCGCAGCTCCCGCCACGGGCGGAGAGGGGCTCAGGAGCCGTGCGTGGTTCGGCGACGGCGGCAAGAACGGTTTCATCGCCCGCCATCACCTGCGGGCCATGGGGCGCGGAGGTCATAACTTCGACGGCCGCCCGGTCATCGGCATCTGTAATACGTTCTCCGAACTGACCCCGTGCAACGGCCACTTGCAGATCCTCGCCGAGGCCGTGAAGCGTGGTGTGCTGCAGGCGGGCGGCTTCCCCCTGGAATTTCCCGCCATGTCTCTCGGAGAACCGTTCCTGCGGCCGACCTCGATGCTCTACCGGAACCTGGCCGCCATGGAGATCGAGGAACAGATCCGGGCCAACCCGATCGACGCCGTCGTGCTGCTCACCGGGTGCGACAAAACAACACCGGCCGCTCTGATGGGGGCCGCCAGCGCGGGCGTACCCGCCGTCGTCCTCACCGGCGGCCCCATGCTCAACGGCCGTTTCAAGGGCCGGAACGTGGGCTCCGGCACCGACATCTGGCGGATGACGGAGGAACTGCGCGCCGGGACGATATCGCAGGACGAGTTCACCGAGTTCGAGTCGTCCCTGAACCGCTCCGCGGGTCACTGCATGACCATGGGCACGGCCTCCACCATGGCCTGTCTGACGGAGGCCCTGGGCATGATGCTGCCCGGCGGTTCCGGGCTGCCGGCCGTGGACGCCCGGCGTGGCACGCTGGCCGAGGAGTCCGGCGCACGGGCCGTTGAGATCGCGGGGGGTGATCTCACCCCGCGCCGGATCATGACGCGGCACGCCTTCGAGAACGCCATCCGGATCAATGCGGCAATCGGCGGGTCCACCAACGCGGTGGTACACCTGCTGGCTCTCGCCGGCCGGCTGGGAGTGCCCCTGGAACTAGCCGACTTCGACCGTCTCGGAGCCGAACTCCCCCTGCTCATCGACCTGATGCCGTCGGGGCGATTCCTGATGGAGGAGTTCGCGTACGCCGGAGGACTGCCGGCACTCGTCAACGACCTGCGGGACGAGTTGCACAGCGACACGATGACGGTCACGGGCCGTTCCCTGACAGCCAACTGCGTGGGTGCGCAGGTGTACGACCGCGAGGTCATCCGGACATTCGACAACCCGGTACTGCCTGCGGGACAGGGGACAGCCGTGGTGCGTGGCAGTCTCGCCCCGGACGGCGCCGTCATCAAACTGTCGGCCGCCGCACCCCACCTGCTCGACCACACCGGCCCCGCCCTCGTCTTCGACTCGATCGAGGACTACCTCGCCGTCGTCGACGACCCCGCACTGGACGCCTGCGCCGAGACGGTGCTCATCGTGCGCAACACAGGCCCGCGCGGCTACCCGGGCATGCCCGAGTTGGGCAACCTGCCGTTGCCGAAGAAGCTGCTCGACGCCGGGATCAGGGACATGGTGCGCGTATCCGATGCCCGCATGTCCGGAACGGCCTTCGGAACGTGTGTGCTGCACGTGGCTCCGGAGGCGGCTGTCGGCGGTCCGCTGGCGTTCGTCCGAACCGGCGATCAGGTCAGGCTCGATGTGCCCGGCCGACGGCTCGACGTGCTGATCGACGAGACCGAGATGGACCGGCGGCGCTCCGCGTGGCAGCCACCGAAGCCGCCCGTCACCCGTGGCTGGACCTATCTCTACACCGAACACGTCACGCAGGCCGACACCGGCGCCGACCTCGACTTCCTCGTCGGATCGACCGACTCGCCCCCGCCCCGCCAAGCCTTCTGA